In Ischnura elegans chromosome 9, ioIscEleg1.1, whole genome shotgun sequence, the following proteins share a genomic window:
- the LOC124164967 gene encoding uncharacterized protein LOC124164967, giving the protein MVRASTKSPAVSRILRRTSLALVRERIHDKRRLLDCNAKKLMALHLRIASVLSPLDWEFIDRVTTAMGEILLEKEKIRQKSKYDRLPKSKPVAPPLDPKRVVINLTSESFNEATFTALSKGLNFAPAPKTIPYLDYVGGIENAVRKLPDDLAEEVRVEVSYVLSRAVPPKPNISREERSAIRALRGNEEVTILPADKGNATVILKTEDYRNKIRDILEDQAYRKLHRDPTEAVTRKTISLIKKSSLAPEEAKNLQPDAPAPPRLYGLPKIHKKGVPLRPIVSSIASPTYNLAKYLTWLLSPYVGLGEHHVKNSAEFVNILDDIKVKDTDILVSLDVVSLFTRVPLVDTIELLQNIFDENTVKLFHHVLTSTYFKYDQEFFEQTDGVPMGSPLSPAIANFYMEHFEEKALSTAPLRPSDIVNRIAVDPKRLYHLVP; this is encoded by the coding sequence ATGGTTCGTGCGTCCACTAAGTCACCAGCAGTCAGCCGCATTCTAAGAAGAACCAGCTTGGCTTTGGTCCGTGAACGAATCCACGATAAGCGAAGACTTTTGGACTGCAACGCAAAGAAACTTATGGCACTACATCTTCGAATTGCATCGGTTCTCTCTCCTCTGGACTGGGAATTTATTGACCGAGTCACTACTGCCATGGgagaaattttattggaaaaggagaaaataagacAGAAGAGTAAGTACGATCGCCTTCCAAAGTCTAAGCCTGTCGCTCCTCCATTGGACCCAAAACGTGTTGTTATTAATTTGACAAGTGAAAGTTTTAACGAGGCAACTTTTACGGCATTGTCCAAGGGACTTAACTTTGCTCCAGCACCCAAGACCATCCCATATTTAGATTATGTAGGTGGAATAGAAAATGCTGTTCGTAAACTTCCGGATGATTTGGCCGAAGAAGTGAGGGTCGAAGTTTCCTATGTTTTAAGTCGGGCAGTCCCACCAAAACCTAATATATCCAGAGAGGAACGATCTGCCATCAGAGCCCTTCGTGGGAACGAGGAGGTTACTATCTTGCCAGCAGACAAGGGGAACGCCACCGTAATCTTAAAAACCGAagattatcgtaataaaatacgtGATATTCTAGAAGACCAGGCTTACCGGAAACTGCATAGAGACCCCACAGAAGCGGTAACAAGAAAGACGATTTCCCTCATCAAGAAGTCCAGTTTAGCACCTGAAGAAGCAAAGAATCTACAACCTGATGCTCCGGCTCCCCCTAGGCTTTATGGACTGCCCAAAATCCATAAAAAAGGAGTGCCGTTAAGACCGATAGTGAGTTCTATCGCTTCGCCCACCTATAATTTGGCTAAATATTTAACATGGCTCCTTTCTCCGTATGTTGGGCTTGGTGAACACCATGTCAAAAACTCGGCCGAGTTTGTGAATATCCTGGATGATATTAAAGTGAAAGATACGGACATTTtggtcagcttggatgttgtgtcCCTTTTTACTCGAGTGCCACTCGTTGACACCATTGAGTTGCTGCAGAATATTTTTGATGAGAACACGGTGAAACTATTCCATCACGTACTGACGtcaacttatttcaaatatgacCAAGAATTTTTCGAGCAGACGGACGGAGTTCCTATGGGATCCCCTCTATCTCCagccattgcaaatttttatatggaacATTTTGAAGAAAAGGCGCTCTCCACAGCTCCGCTACGCCCAAG